A region from the Acipenser ruthenus chromosome 13, fAciRut3.2 maternal haplotype, whole genome shotgun sequence genome encodes:
- the LOC131740187 gene encoding protein FAM234A-like yields MTDNKEQDTEIHPLKSEEGVSPASPTKKGVCLGGSRLFHLSSWRTVAFFASLFLCLTIVFAFSFIIPCPVRPVSQRTWINTYRDSSTYTFLAVTDANNDKVMDVIFAFRGSNGSLNASCSNKGFSPCSFLVAVTGTNGSVLWKRSLSQELLWVQCGIENLGGLEAAGCLVFNSQHLTAIDSRSGVTLWENNNTLELKQLAVKVPDLDGDEVGDVALIGVAENKTKVVIVSGKTGQQIGTDADPGLSDVSGHVIHVTSSGSYYILFKKDSAVYGYALKNIVAMAIKTPGSNTSNIKLQQDPKWEEMTNSTSGSVSVYNSGSVQHLLKMGIQGKTPENLLLVTGHWVELIDGQSLSSLWRVNITKVISEPVFGNFNNDGVPDVVVEDEIGNGTKKVVILDGSSGAVLWEVEMMSSSTSPKPSTVNTADYSSAFLFWGEVRGKTNTTVSLNQQDFLYLLHPSYPKILLELNNSTENIAAFKAVLFEKSRHACYVLLTGPTEQSETGSVSLSKRRLKEDVALSRVVRLSQEEGFSDQEVRDSFLMLRYSSSA; encoded by the exons ATGACAGACAATAAGGAACAGGACACAGAGATCCACCCCTTGAAAAGTGAGGAGGGGGTGTCGCCAGCTTCGCCCACCAAGAAGGGGGTCTGTCTGGGGGGCTCGAGGCTGTTCCACCTGTCAAGCTGGCGCACTGTTGCCTTCTTcgcctccctcttcctctgcctcACCATCGTCTTTGCCTTCTCCTTCATCATCCCCTGCCCTGTGCGTCCTGTCTCACAGCGCACCTGGATCAACACATATAGAGATTCAT CAACATATACATTTCTGGCTGTAACGGATGCAAATAATGACAAAGTTATGGATGTCATTTTTGCCTTCAGGGGCTCCAATGGCAGTCTGAATGCATCTTGCAGCAataaag GGTTCTCTCCGTGTTCCTTCCTGGTCGCTGTCACGGGCACCAACGGCAGTGTCCTGTGGAAGAGGTCACTCAGTCAGGAGCtgctgtgggtgcagtgtggGATTGAGAATCTGGGCGGGCTGGAGGCTGCCGGGTGTCTGGTGTTCAATTCCCAACACCTGACCGCCATTGATTCCCGGAGCG GGGTAACTTTGTGGGAAAACAACAATACACTGGAGCTGAAGCAGCTGGCTGTGAAGGTCCCAGACCTGGATGGGGATGAAGTGGGGGATGTGGCACTGATTGGGGTCGCTGAAAACAAG ACAAAGGTGGTTATTGTTTCAGGAAAAACTGGCCAGCAGATTGGTACTGATGCAGATCCTGGTCTCAGTGATGTATCGGGCCACGTAATTCATGTCACCAGCAGTGGGTCTTActatattctgtttaaaaaag ACTCTGCTGTTTATGGATACGCTCTGAAGAATATTGTTGCCATGGCAATCAAAACGCCCGGGAGTAACACCAGTAACATTAAACTGCAGCAGGATCCCAAGTGGGAGGAAATGACCAACAGCACCTCTGGAAGTGTGTCTGTTTACAA TTCGGGCTCTGTTCAGCACCTGTTGAAAATGGGGATCCAGGGGAAGACTCCAGAGAACCTGCTTCTAGTGACTGGACACTGGGTGGAGCTGATAGACGGACAGAGTCTGAGCTCCCTGTGGAGGGTCAACATCACCAAGGTTATCAG tgaACCAGTTTTTGGAAACTTCAATAATGACGGTGTTCCAGATGTTGTGGTTGAAGACGAAATTGGAAACGGTACAAAAAAG GTGGTGATTCTGGATGGCAGCTCTGGAGCGGTGTTGTGGGAGGTGGAGATGATGTCCAGCTCAACAAGCCCAAAGCCTTCTACAGTGAACACTGCAGACTACAGTTCGGCCTTCCTCTTCTGGGGGGAGGTCCGTGGCAAGACGAACACAACT GTATCATTGAACCAGCAGGATTTTTTGTACCTGCTTCATCCTTCCTATCCCAAAATCCTTTTGGAGCTGAACAACAGCACTGAGAATATAGCAGCATTCAAAG CGGTCCTCTTTGAGAAGAGCAGGCATGCATGTTACGTGCTGCTGACCGGCCCCACGGAGCAGTCGGAGACGGGCAGCGTGTCGCTCTCCAAGCGCAGGCTGAAGGAGGACGTCGCTCTCAGCAGGGTGGTGCGGCTGAGCCAGGAGGAAGGGTTCAGCGACCAGGAGGTCAGGGACAGCTTCCTCATGCTGCGGTACAGCAGCAGCGCCTAG